The genomic window GGGCGTAGCGGCGGCGGTGGGCGCGGCCGGTGACTGGGCGCCGGCCGGCACCACCAGGGTCACCGGCGCGGTGCCGCCGGGGTCCGGGGTCACCGGCAGGGTGCCGCCGGCCGGGACGGTCGCGGCCAGGGCGGCCGCGGCGGTGGGGTCGGCTGACGGGGCTGCGGGCGTCGTCGGGTCGCAGGCGCTGAGCGAGAGCACGACGGACGCGGCGAGCGCGGACAGCGCGAGGGTGCGCATGGACAAGCGGAGGGTCACCTTCGGCGAGAACGGTCGGGGAGAACGGGAGCGGGGCCCTGACAGCCCGTCACTGACGGCGCCGGGAAGCCGTGCCGTCCCGTGTCAGTGCAGCTCGACTACCGGAGCGGACCGGTGGCCTGCCCCGCGCCGGACCGTCCCGCCGCCGTCGGGACCACCGCCGCGCAAGCCCCTGGCGCCCCCCTAAAACTAGAGCCAGTAGTTTTGCCAGTGCGACCGTACACTAATCGGCACTTGGCCCTACAACTCGCGGCCACCACCACTTCTGACGGCCCGACGGGCCGCCGGCGAAGGGACCCGACGATGGGCAGACCCCCGCGCTCGCTGCTGACCCGGGAGGGCATCCTGCGCGCCGCCCTCGCACTGGTCGACGAGGAGGGACCCGGCGCCCTCTCCACCCCGCGGCTCGCGGCCCGGCTGGGCGTCAAAGGCCCCTCGCTCTACAACCACGTCTCCGGACGCGACGAGATCGTCGACGGGATCCGCGAGCTGATCCTCGCCGAGATGGAGCTCGACATGGGCATCCGTCCGTGGACGGCCGCCCTCGACAGCTGGGCCCGCACCTACCGCGCCGCGATCGCCGCGCACCCGCACACCATCCCGCTGCTCACCGGCCGCCCGGTCCGCTCGCTGCCCGCACTGCACAGCTACGCCGAGGCGTTCGAGGTGCTGCGCGAGGCCGGCTGGCCCGAGGAGCACCTGGTGCCGCTCGTGCAGTCCTTCGAGTACTTCCTCAGCGGCTCCGCGCTCGCCCTGGTCGACACCGCCTGCGAGCTCCCGCTGCCCACCGAGCAGCTCCCGCCGGGCCTCGAACCGATGCTGCAGGCCCCGCCGAACTACCGCGAACTCGCCTTCGAGGCCGGCCTGTCCGCCCTCATCCGCGGCTACCAGGAGACCCTGGCCGCGCTGCGGCAGCCGCCCCGACCCCGCTGAGCGGGCCACTGCCCCGGGCGGGTATCCGGCGCAGCGCCGTCACCGCCGCGCCCACGCAGCAGCCCGCGGCGAGCGCCATCGCGACCGGCGTCCTCGCCGCCACGTCCGGCGCGACGAAGGCGCCCAGCAGCGCGACGCCGAGCACGCCGCCGGTCTGCCGGGCGGCGTTCAGCGTGCTGGAGGCCATGTTCCGGTGCTCCTCGGGGGCGTGGGCCAGGACCGCCAGCGTCTGGGCGGGCGCCGACAGGCCCAGGCCCAGCGCGAAGAGGACGAAGCCGGCGGCGGTCACCGGGTAGGGCGTGTGCCGCACCCCGAGGGCCAGCACCAGCAGCCCGGCGGCGGACAGGCCCATCCCGGTGGCGAGGGCGGTGCGTGGACCGCGCCGCTCGGTGAACCGTCCGCCGAGCAGGCCCGCGCCGGCGGTGACCGCCAGGGTCAGCGGCAGGAAGGCCAGCCCGGTGCGCAGCGCGGAGTAGTGCCGCAGCTGCTGGAAAGCGAAGGTGTGGACCAGCAGCATGCCGTACAGGGTGAAGTTGTAGACCGCGCCGCCCAGCAGTCCGGCCTGCACGGGCCAGGCGGTCAGGACGGCCGGCGGCAGCAGGACGTCGTGGCCGCGGCGCCCGCGGCGCAGCTGCGCGACGACCAGGCCGAGCAGTGCGAGCAGGCCGCCGGCCAGCACCGGCAGCACGGTCGGCGAGCCCCAGCCGGCCCGCGCGGAGGTGACCAGGCTCCAGACCACCGCGGTCAGCCCGAGCACCGCGAGCAGCTGGCCGGCCGGGTCGAACGCCACCGGCCGCCTCGGCAGCTCCTCGACGTACCGCCGCACCAGCCACCACGTCACCGCCACCACCGGGACGTTGAGGACGAAGATGCTGCGCCAGCCCAGGGTGTCCACCAGCAGGCCGCCGAGCAGCGGCCCGACCACCATGCCGACACCACCGACGCCCACCCAGACCGCCACCGCCCTGGCCCGCTCGGCGGGCCCCGGACAGGCGTGGGCGATCAGGGTCAGCGGCGCGGGCGCGAGCAGCGCGGCACCGGCGCCCTGCAGGGCGCGGGCGGGCACGAGCAGGGCGGCGCCGGGCGCGAGCGCGCAGAGCACCGAGGCCGCGCCGAAGACGCCCAGGCCGATCAGGTAGCCGCGGCGCGGACCGATCCGGTCCCCCAGCCGCCCCGCGGAGAGCAGCAGGGCGGCGAGGACGAGCGTGTAGGCGTCCACCACCCACAGGCCCGCCGCGGCTCCGGCGCGCAGCTGCGCCCGGATCGCCGGGACGGCCACGTTCACCACGTTGGCCTCCATCACGATCAGCGCCGTGCCCAGGCAGAGCCCGGCCAGGCCGAGTCCCCGCCTGCGCGCGGCGGAGTCGACGACCCGTCGTGACCTGGTGACGTCCGTGCGTGTGGTGACCATGCGCCGAACATACCTACTAGTACGTATGTCGGCAAGGGACCGGGCGGGGCCCGCCGGTGGCCCCCGTCGTCAGTCCTTCGCCGGCACGTAGTACGGCCGGTTGTGCGCGGCCACCGGCGGCGACTGGTAGCTCCAGACGCCCGCGGCGGGCGCCTGGCCGATCAGCTCGGCGAGGTGGTGGCCCACGCCGCTGTCGGGGTCGGCGACCGTCAGGCGCACCCGGTCGGCGGCGCCCGCGTCCAGCGCATGGTGCTGGTACGGCTGGTAGACGTTCATCGGGCCGGCCAGCAGGCCCTCGCGCGGATCGGTGCCGTAGCCGGTGATCGGCGTGTTGTTGACCGGCTCCGCGGTGAGCCCGGCCAGGTCGGCCTCGAAGGAGAAGAGCGGGTGCTCCTCGCGCACGATGCCGCCGCCGTCCGCGGTGAAGCCCGCCCGCTTGCAGCTGACCGACCAGCTCCGCTGCCGCGCCGGGCCGTTGAGCGAGGGCATGGTGGTCTCGAACCAGCCCGGGTACTTGGGCTCGGCGTAGAGCCGGGACCCCGCGTCGATCGCGAGCGGGTTGTCGCACAGCACGTGGATCCGGGCGATGCCCAGCAGCTTGGTCTGGTCGAAGCCGTGCGCGTACTGCTGGTAGCCGAGCGCGGGCAGCCGGCCGAGCGCGGCGGCCGGGTGGGCGATGATGTTCACCTCGATCTCCTGGGTGATCCCGCCGCCGTTCGGGTACTGGGCGAAGTAGAGCTGGTAGTTGACCGAGACGCAGGCCCGGCCGTCGAACTCGGCGGCGACCAGCCCGGGGTGGTGCTCGGCCAGCACGTCCCGCACGGGGGCCGGTTCGACCAGCCAGTCGATCCCGATGTTGTGCAGAGCGCCGTAATGGAACGGGAGTTGATAGGGCTCCGGGACCGGCGGCAGTTCCGGGCCCGGGTACGGGGCGGGGTTGTGGCTCGGGCTCTGGTTCACGGGGACAGGGCTCCTTCGCGGGCGAGGCCTTGCAGGTCGTGGTGGATCCGTTCGGCGCTGCGCAGAGCCAGGGCCGCCATGGTGAGCGAGGGGTTGGAGGTGGCGACGGTGGGCATGCTGCCGCAGCCGACGGCGTACAGGTTGGGGTGGTCCCAGCAGCGCTGCCACGCGTCGACCACCGAGTCGGCGGGCGAGTCGCCCATGATGTGGGTGCCCGCGCCGTGCCCGGCGGCCCGGTAGGCGTACGGCCGGCCCTGGTACTCGAAGTAGCCCGGCCAGGCCGGTCCGGGCTCGAAGCGGGTGTGGTCCTGCGCGCCCAGCAGCGCGAAGAGCTGGTCGGAGACGGCCTTCGCGGCGACGATGCCGCGCTTGACGTACTCCGAGAGGTCGTAGTGGAGCACCGGGCGCGGGTTGCCCAGCGCGTCGCGGTGGCGCGGGTCGATGGTGACCCGGTTCGCGGGGTCGGCCTCCTGCTCCATCTCGAACTGGAACGCGATCTCGCGCCCGATCCGGTCGCCGAGGGTGCGCCGCAGCTCCGGGCCGAACAGCCCGCGGCCCGCCGCTCCCCCGCTGCGCAGCAGTTCGGCCACCCGCAGGTCCGGCGGGCCCAGCGCCCAGGTCCAGCCCCAGTTGCCGATCTCGACCCGGAACGGGGCGCGGCGGGCGCGGGCCGCGCCGAACCGGAAGCCCTCCAGGCCGGAGGTCGAGCCGGGGCCGCGGTAGGCGCCGACCTGTTGGGGCATCAACCCCCAGGTCAGCAGGACCGGGTGGTCCATCAGGTTCCGGCCCACCTGGTCGCTGCTGTTGGCCGCCCCGGAGGCGAGCAGCAGCTTGGCGTTCTCGATCGCGTGCGCGGCCAGCACCACGAGAGCGGCGTCGGCGCGGCGCTCGGCGATCCCGGTGGGATGGTCGTCGCCCTCGTAGGTCCGGTACTCCACGCCGGTGGCCCGGCCGTTGCCGTCGATCCGGACCCGGGAGACCACGGCCCGGGTCACCAGGGTCACCGAAGCGCTCCACCGGGCCTGGGTCCGCAACGGGGTGTACTTCGCCTGGGCGGGGCAGATCGGCACGCAACTGGCGTGCCCGGAGCAGAGGTTGCCCTCCAGCTGGTAGCCCGGGTTGGGCAGGCCGTTGCGGGCGTGCGGGGTGCCGACCACCCGCAGCGGGGTCGGTACCTCCTCGGCCGGGTCCTGCACGCACTTGCCGTCCAGCGCGTCGGCCAGCACCTGGTCCAGGTGGCTGCGCGGGATCGCCCGCATCGGGAACGCGTAGCCGTCCGGGAACGGCAGGCCGACCGCCTCGCGCTGCTCCGCGACATCGGCCGCCACCCCGATCTCGCGCTCGGCGGCCCGGTAGTACGGCTCCAACTCGGCATAGTCGATCGGCCAGTTGCGGCCGTGCCCGAAGTCACCGGCGCGGAAGTCCTCGGGGTGCATGCGCGGCGCGAGCCCCGTCCAGGCCAGCCCGGTACCGCCGTTGGCGCGCAGGTAGCCGCTCGCGTAGGGCAGCGGACCGCGCTGCACGACGTACCCGTCCGAGCGGTAGCCGCCCTCGGCCCGGCCGGACAGGTCCAGCACACTCGGCGACGGCGCCGCCGCGGTCGTCCGGTAGGGCGCGTTCGGCACCTTCACCGCCGCCGAGCGGTACGCCTCGACCGCGGCCCGGTGCCCCGCCGCCCCCTCCGGTTCCCCTTGGCCGGCCTCCAGCACCAGGACCCGCCAGCCCTGGTCGCCCAGCCGCTGGGCGACCAGCGACCCGGCGAACCCGGCGCCGACCACGATCACGTCCCACCGCCCGGCCTCCGGCGCGCTCACCGCGACCGCTCCGGCTCGACGGTCCAACTGCCGTGACCCCGCGGGCCGGTCCCGGGCGCCTGCCCACCGAACGCCCGCCAGACCAGGCCCCGTTCATAGGCCGCCGACGAGACCACGACCGGCACCCCGCCCGCCACCGACCAGCTCCCGAGGTACCACAGCCCGGCCACCGCCCGCGCCAACTCGCGCTCCCCCTCCCCCAACGGCTCCGCCACCAGCCGCCCGACCGCCGCCGCCCCCGCCTCCTCCAGCACCACCGCCCAGTACACCTCGGCCATCCCGGTGGCCCACAGCTCCGCACCACCGAACCCGGTCAACTCCGCCGACGCGGCTATGAACTCATCGATCGACGCCACCACTCAGCCCCCTCCGGCCCGCACTCCCCCTGGCGGCCCGAAGCTACCCACCCACCCGATCACCCCATGCACTCCGCACCCGATCGAGTGAATTGAATGCCATAACTCCAAATAGCACCCACACTCGTGCTATCGCGGCAACCAATCCCTCTCTCGACAGCACCTGCCCCAGCGAGCCCTCCGGGCAATCCTCGATATCTTGATCACCAGTTCATTGATCACGACCCTCCTGGCTACCAGCGGAGTGACCATGACCCGCACCGTCATCGACCTCGACGACGACCTCCTCGCCGAGGCCCAGCAGCTCTTCGGCACCGCGACCAAGGTCGCCACTGTGAACGCCACCCTGCGCGAGGCCGTGAAGCTCGCACGGCGGACAGCACTCGCCGACGGCATCGCAAGCGGCGAGTTCAACCTCCTCGATGAACCGGGCGAGCGGTCGGTCACGTGAGCAGGGAGCGCTACCTGATCGACAAATCGGCCCTCGCCCGCTGGGGCGACGAACGGCACCAGGTCACCGTCCTGCACTATGACGGCGACTACGACATGATCGCGGCGATCACCGGGCAGCCCACCCGCCGGGTCGCTCCCTCGGGCAGCGCGGACTGAGCCCGCCCCGCAGCCGCACCGTGCCCACCCCCCACCTGCCCACCCCCTACCTGCCCGGCCCCCACGCCGGGCAGGTGCGGGTGCTCGGCCGCCCGTCGACGGCGGCGGGGCGCCCTCAGCCCTTGGTCACGCACTTGTTGGCGCTGTTCGACCAGAGGCCCTGCAGGTCGAAGGTGCCGGTGGTGAGGGTCACGTAGGCGTCCATGTTCTCGCACTCGTCACCGATCTCGCCGTTGCCACCGTTCCAGCCGATGCTGGGCCAGAAGTCGGTGACGGTCTCGGCGTACTCGTGGGTCTCGGTGGACTCCAGGCCCGACAGGAGGCGGCCGTCGGTGAAGGTGGTGCAGCCGCCGGCGCCGGTGTCGGGGACGTAGGGCAGGTTGGTGTAGGCGAGCTTGCCGTAGGACGAGGTGGTGAAGTCGTGCCAGGCGCAGAAGCCGCTGTTCGGGAAGCCGTCCGGGTGGGTGCCGGTCGCCGAGACCACCACGTACTGGGCGTTCAGGTTGGGCGCCTGGGTGGTGTTGCCGAAGTGCGCCGCCGCCTTGGCGGCCTCGGCGGCGATCTGTGCGGCAGTGGAACTGGCAGGCGCGGCGGCCGAGTTGTCGAACCACGTGCCGGCCAGCGGGGTGCTGCTCGGGTGGCTGACGTGGGTGCCCGAACTCCCGCAGGTGGTGGTGCCCTTGGCCACGCCTTCGCAGTACTGGTCGAGGATGGTGCCCCAGGTGTCCTTGCTCCCGTACAGGCCCTTGAACAGGCTCTGCAGGTCGGGGGCGACCCCGGCCGGGTCCTTGGACCACTGCGAGCCCCAGAAGACCAGGTACACCTTGGGCTTGGGCGACACCACGCCCTGCGTCCCCGCCGAACCGACGCTGAGCGTGTTGCTCACCGCCTGTGCCTGCGCCGCCGGTTCGGCCTGCCGGTGGATCGGCTTGGCCCCGTGGTGCCCCGCGACCGGGGCCGCGGCGGCCGAGCCGGCCTCGGCGAACGAACCGGCGCACAGCGCCGCGAGCGAGAGCAGGCCCAGGGCCCGGGCCTTGCTGCTGAAGGGGCGAACGCGCATGTGGGGGTGGCCTCCTGGAACGGGGTCGGCGTGGCCCTGCCAATAGTGGCGTGGCATCCGACGCCCCGACAGATCTCCCTTCCTCTGAGAATGCTCTGAACCTGCGCCGCCATCAGCCCCCGACGGCCCCCGGGCGGGCCCAACTTCTCAGAAGCCTCTGAATGTCGGCCATCGCCGCCGCCGTACCGCTCGATCCGTTGACCGGTGTCCGCCAACTCTGTTTTGCTACACGCCAGCAACGGCGCACCACCCTGTCAGGCCGCGGTCAGGCCGACCCTTCGTGGCGATCGCTCCCCCATCCCTGACGCGCGACGCCCGCCGTCGTGCGCCGCTTTCGGCGTCAACTCCGCCCGGAGCGAGGGCTCCTGACAGGAAGCACCGCGCGCCCAGCTGCCCTGTTCCCACGAGCCGACCGCCCCAGCCGACCGGCGACGGGCGATCTGCAGCAGAGAGGACTCCCCCACACATGGGCACCCCCCGCATGCGCGGCACGGCCCGAGCAGCCCTCACCGGCCTCGCGTCGCTGTCCCTGTTCACCGGCGTCATCCTCGCCGCCGCCACACCCCAGGCGGTGGCCGCACCGGCCGCATCACCGGCCAGCAGCGCCGCGAACCCGTACAACCCGTCGTACCAGCACGCCTATCGCCACGGTGTCATCCCGACCATCCAGCAGAGCGCCAAGATGAAGTCGTGGGCGGCCAACCAGGCCACCCCGAACGTGGCGACCGGCCCGGAGACGCTCTCCTACGGTGGCGGGGTCGACGGCGTCGGGGTCAATGACGGCCACGCGCAGGTCTACCTGGTGTTCTACGGCTCCCAGTGGGGCACCCAGGGCACCGACTCCAACGGCAACGCCACCTTCTCGGGTGACGCGGACGGCGCCGCCCAGGCCGCCCAGCAGATGTTCAAGGGCATCGGCACCGGCAACGAGCTCTGGTCGGCCGACCTGACCCAGTGGTGCGACGGCCCCAACGTGGCCACCGGTGCGACCAGTTGTCCCTCGAACGCCAGCTTCGTGCCCTACCAGGCCGGCGGCGTGCTCTCCGGCGTCTGGTACGACAAATCGGCCGCCTCGCCGAGTGCCGCCTCGGGCAACCAGCTCGGCCAGGAGGCCGTCAACGCGGCCGCCCACTTCGGCAACACCACGGCCGCCTCGAACCGGCACACGTACTACGTGATCATGTCGCCGACCGGCACCAACCCGGACAACTACCAGGGGCAGTACTGCGCCTGGCACGACTACACCGGTGACAGCTCGCTGACCG from Kitasatospora sp. NBC_01250 includes these protein-coding regions:
- a CDS encoding TetR/AcrR family transcriptional regulator, which encodes MGRPPRSLLTREGILRAALALVDEEGPGALSTPRLAARLGVKGPSLYNHVSGRDEIVDGIRELILAEMELDMGIRPWTAALDSWARTYRAAIAAHPHTIPLLTGRPVRSLPALHSYAEAFEVLREAGWPEEHLVPLVQSFEYFLSGSALALVDTACELPLPTEQLPPGLEPMLQAPPNYRELAFEAGLSALIRGYQETLAALRQPPRPR
- a CDS encoding MFS transporter, with amino-acid sequence MVTTRTDVTRSRRVVDSAARRRGLGLAGLCLGTALIVMEANVVNVAVPAIRAQLRAGAAAGLWVVDAYTLVLAALLLSAGRLGDRIGPRRGYLIGLGVFGAASVLCALAPGAALLVPARALQGAGAALLAPAPLTLIAHACPGPAERARAVAVWVGVGGVGMVVGPLLGGLLVDTLGWRSIFVLNVPVVAVTWWLVRRYVEELPRRPVAFDPAGQLLAVLGLTAVVWSLVTSARAGWGSPTVLPVLAGGLLALLGLVVAQLRRGRRGHDVLLPPAVLTAWPVQAGLLGGAVYNFTLYGMLLVHTFAFQQLRHYSALRTGLAFLPLTLAVTAGAGLLGGRFTERRGPRTALATGMGLSAAGLLVLALGVRHTPYPVTAAGFVLFALGLGLSAPAQTLAVLAHAPEEHRNMASSTLNAARQTGGVLGVALLGAFVAPDVAARTPVAMALAAGCCVGAAVTALRRIPARGSGPLSGVGAAAAARPGSPGSRG
- a CDS encoding GMC family oxidoreductase; the protein is MSAPEAGRWDVIVVGAGFAGSLVAQRLGDQGWRVLVLEAGQGEPEGAAGHRAAVEAYRSAAVKVPNAPYRTTAAAPSPSVLDLSGRAEGGYRSDGYVVQRGPLPYASGYLRANGGTGLAWTGLAPRMHPEDFRAGDFGHGRNWPIDYAELEPYYRAAEREIGVAADVAEQREAVGLPFPDGYAFPMRAIPRSHLDQVLADALDGKCVQDPAEEVPTPLRVVGTPHARNGLPNPGYQLEGNLCSGHASCVPICPAQAKYTPLRTQARWSASVTLVTRAVVSRVRIDGNGRATGVEYRTYEGDDHPTGIAERRADAALVVLAAHAIENAKLLLASGAANSSDQVGRNLMDHPVLLTWGLMPQQVGAYRGPGSTSGLEGFRFGAARARRAPFRVEIGNWGWTWALGPPDLRVAELLRSGGAAGRGLFGPELRRTLGDRIGREIAFQFEMEQEADPANRVTIDPRHRDALGNPRPVLHYDLSEYVKRGIVAAKAVSDQLFALLGAQDHTRFEPGPAWPGYFEYQGRPYAYRAAGHGAGTHIMGDSPADSVVDAWQRCWDHPNLYAVGCGSMPTVATSNPSLTMAALALRSAERIHHDLQGLAREGALSP
- a CDS encoding type II toxin-antitoxin system VapB family antitoxin, translated to MTRTVIDLDDDLLAEAQQLFGTATKVATVNATLREAVKLARRTALADGIASGEFNLLDEPGERSVT